One genomic window of Acetobacter oryzifermentans includes the following:
- a CDS encoding alpha/beta hydrolase: protein MFPGGSGDIGLGKNGVIRHDHNFVVRTRRLWNRQGYAVIIPDTINHINLRGQRSSATYAGLIQSIIAFAHEEAIVPVFLFGTSQGAIAAVNGTAHAASGTIAGVVLSESVSVMGGSKETVFSATPQKVTVPVLIVANQDDRCDVAPPQAAQQIASGMTASPEVRVFMVSGGITKSKKNCGSLTPHGYFGIENDVVDKVSAWLDAKSR, encoded by the coding sequence ATGTTTCCTGGCGGTTCTGGTGATATTGGCCTTGGGAAAAATGGCGTAATCCGACACGATCATAACTTTGTTGTCAGAACACGCCGGCTATGGAACAGACAAGGCTACGCAGTCATTATTCCAGATACAATCAATCATATTAATCTAAGAGGACAGCGCAGTTCCGCGACCTATGCAGGACTGATCCAAAGTATCATTGCTTTTGCACATGAAGAGGCAATAGTGCCTGTGTTTCTTTTTGGAACCAGCCAAGGCGCAATCGCTGCCGTAAACGGTACCGCGCATGCAGCTTCAGGAACTATTGCAGGTGTCGTGCTCAGTGAATCTGTATCAGTCATGGGAGGCAGCAAGGAAACTGTTTTTAGTGCAACCCCGCAAAAAGTGACAGTACCTGTTCTTATTGTGGCCAACCAAGATGATCGATGCGATGTCGCACCGCCTCAAGCCGCCCAACAGATTGCTTCCGGCATGACAGCAAGCCCTGAAGTGCGCGTGTTCATGGTTTCTGGTGGAATAACAAAATCAAAAAAGAATTGTGGCTCCTTAACACCTCATGGGTATTTTGGCATTGAAAATGATGTCGTCGACAAAGTCAGTGCGTGGCTGGATGCCAAATCCCGATAA
- a CDS encoding MFS transporter — protein sequence MTSSRVTNPLFVLLAASTGCALTVLDTNVVAIILPTIAREFRASFADIEWVISTYVLCFASLLLPAGAIADRYGRRRIYLIGITTFALTSLFCGAAPSATALYLARALQGVSAAFLLAPALAIIGHTFHNPDERNRAWAIWGSIMGLTMVLAPIIGGIIAYALGWRWAFYINIPICVLLAGAVFILVKESRDTDARRLDPVGIIFFAAFMFGLTWGMINGQASGWTSWNALNGFIGGSISLGIFIASERAQSRPMLDLGLFSNPRFLGAVWAMFAYAASAQVMASMLPLFLQNGLGRSALQAGFAMLPFALAMLIFPHIGRLLERHISSSGILAGGLSCVAIGNGITAWGAYVGSWIIVMAGMVVIGSGGGLLNGETQKAIMSVVPKERSGMASGISTTSRFSGILLGFAMLSGILATMVRKWVAAFGCGTGCHHPSDFADAIVAGDLPSAISGLEGSNQEIAIQHAHHAFSYGFAVALLVASIFALGSSITVFTLMHSKMKQNIT from the coding sequence ATGACATCCTCGCGCGTAACCAATCCGTTATTTGTCCTTCTGGCGGCTTCAACTGGCTGTGCCTTGACTGTGCTTGATACCAATGTGGTGGCAATCATCCTGCCAACCATTGCTCGCGAGTTTCGTGCAAGTTTCGCGGATATTGAATGGGTTATCAGCACATATGTTCTGTGCTTCGCATCTCTCCTGTTGCCCGCTGGAGCCATTGCAGATCGGTATGGACGCCGTCGCATCTATCTGATTGGAATTACGACATTTGCCCTTACCTCGTTGTTTTGCGGAGCCGCCCCATCTGCCACAGCACTATATCTGGCCCGTGCTTTACAGGGCGTAAGTGCTGCATTTTTGTTAGCACCTGCTTTAGCGATCATCGGACATACGTTTCATAATCCAGATGAACGGAACCGCGCATGGGCCATTTGGGGAAGTATCATGGGCCTTACCATGGTTCTTGCTCCTATTATTGGTGGTATTATTGCCTATGCGCTCGGTTGGCGGTGGGCGTTTTATATCAATATTCCAATCTGCGTCCTACTTGCTGGCGCAGTCTTTATTCTGGTCAAAGAATCACGTGATACTGATGCCCGAAGACTGGACCCGGTCGGGATTATATTTTTCGCTGCATTCATGTTCGGTCTGACGTGGGGAATGATTAACGGTCAGGCAAGCGGTTGGACCTCATGGAACGCCCTGAATGGTTTTATTGGAGGAAGTATCTCCTTAGGCATTTTCATAGCATCTGAACGTGCCCAATCACGTCCGATGTTAGATCTTGGCCTATTCTCCAATCCCCGTTTTCTGGGAGCTGTCTGGGCGATGTTTGCTTATGCAGCATCCGCTCAGGTTATGGCCTCAATGCTTCCGCTATTTCTCCAAAACGGCTTAGGCCGCTCAGCACTTCAGGCCGGCTTCGCCATGTTGCCTTTTGCCCTGGCAATGTTGATTTTCCCACATATTGGACGTCTTCTGGAACGCCATATCTCTTCGAGCGGTATTCTAGCCGGTGGTCTGTCATGCGTCGCCATTGGCAATGGAATAACAGCATGGGGAGCATATGTCGGATCATGGATCATTGTTATGGCTGGCATGGTCGTCATTGGAAGTGGGGGCGGCCTTCTCAATGGGGAAACACAAAAAGCTATCATGAGTGTTGTGCCAAAAGAACGATCTGGCATGGCGTCAGGGATCAGTACGACTTCACGATTTTCCGGGATTTTGCTTGGTTTTGCCATGCTTAGCGGCATACTCGCAACAATGGTAAGGAAATGGGTTGCCGCCTTTGGATGTGGCACTGGTTGCCATCATCCATCAGACTTCGCCGATGCCATCGTTGCCGGTGATCTACCCAGTGCTATTTCCGGTTTAGAGGGTTCCAATCAAGAAATCGCCATTCAGCATGCACATCATGCTTTCTCTTATGGTTTTGCCGTAGCACTTCTTGTGGCATCAATTTTCGCATTAGGATCATCAATTACTGTCTTTACACTGATGCATTCAAAGATGAAACAGAATATAACCTAA
- a CDS encoding OprO/OprP family phosphate-selective porin, protein MWENKKFIFCILIVSNFSDSDAFAKTVKDIVVGKVIIHPFAQDQLEVGSNIHGNQHSSPSASGPHIRNGVRINIANQVKIGAIWDFGAAPGGQMRLFEGAASYTGLKHFQFSVGVFNPSFGLSSMQSRGDSIFPERASVATITRGLAAGANRQAVQALFYGNYYHLAISGTAGTAGPGKDGNQRAIVFRSVILPIHTQEFLMHVGISGEWVFRPSHKNSMEEGVSFSDTPENDDGLNDKYIKTGNIPAKSSGAFGLEGAVAWKKLLISSEYYNLIVNENKNSRINRQNFYGWYITAAYTLVGKPRAWKPTSASFASPSCDQKVSTLCHAMGVIELATRFSQMDLENSDVSGGKQNIWSVNINWYPLDIIRISLDYSHTKYYEKENYHNFDSILSMFQVYF, encoded by the coding sequence ATGTGGGAAAATAAAAAGTTTATTTTCTGTATTTTGATTGTTTCGAATTTTTCTGACTCCGATGCTTTTGCCAAAACTGTTAAAGATATCGTTGTAGGGAAAGTTATTATCCACCCTTTTGCACAAGATCAACTCGAGGTGGGTAGTAATATACATGGCAATCAGCACTCTTCTCCATCTGCTAGTGGCCCTCATATCCGTAACGGGGTAAGAATTAATATAGCTAATCAGGTCAAGATCGGTGCCATTTGGGACTTTGGGGCGGCTCCCGGTGGACAAATGCGTCTATTCGAAGGTGCTGCCAGCTATACTGGTTTGAAACATTTTCAATTTTCTGTCGGAGTGTTCAATCCGAGTTTTGGACTGTCATCAATGCAGTCCAGAGGTGATAGCATTTTTCCTGAACGGGCAAGCGTTGCAACAATTACCCGTGGACTTGCCGCCGGTGCAAATCGTCAGGCAGTGCAAGCGTTATTTTACGGAAATTACTATCATTTAGCCATTTCTGGAACGGCTGGGACAGCTGGCCCGGGAAAAGACGGTAATCAAAGAGCAATTGTTTTTAGATCTGTGATTCTACCGATACATACCCAAGAATTCCTTATGCATGTAGGTATATCAGGTGAGTGGGTTTTTCGACCGTCTCATAAAAATTCTATGGAAGAAGGTGTATCATTTTCAGATACACCTGAAAACGACGATGGATTAAATGATAAATATATAAAGACAGGTAATATTCCAGCAAAGAGCTCTGGTGCTTTTGGTTTAGAGGGAGCTGTTGCATGGAAGAAACTATTAATAAGTAGCGAATACTATAATTTAATTGTTAATGAAAATAAAAACTCTAGAATAAACCGTCAAAATTTTTATGGATGGTATATTACTGCGGCATATACATTGGTTGGAAAGCCGCGAGCATGGAAACCCACATCTGCAAGTTTTGCTTCTCCATCATGTGATCAGAAAGTCTCTACCCTCTGCCATGCCATGGGAGTCATAGAACTGGCGACAAGGTTTTCTCAAATGGATTTAGAAAATAGTGATGTATCTGGGGGCAAGCAAAATATATGGAGCGTAAATATAAATTGGTATCCCTTGGATATCATACGAATTTCTTTGGATTATTCACACACAAAATATTACGAAAAAGAAAATTATCATAATTTTGATAGTATTTTATCAATGTTCCAAGTGTATTTTTAA
- a CDS encoding MSMEG_0572/Sll0783 family nitrogen starvation response protein has translation MPKVEHAPYQDGDCFVNYENKVFEDVKAKPGEKALITFHTVANEGSVGFVNLLQATRLIRKGFETSVLLYGPGVTLGVQRGFPRLGDEAFPGHMNCNKQIAKIIEEGGKVYACRFALQALYGYGEQNLIPGITPINPQDVLDIILLARRDNAFILNTWTL, from the coding sequence ATGCCAAAAGTCGAACATGCACCATATCAGGATGGTGATTGCTTCGTTAATTATGAAAACAAGGTTTTTGAAGACGTCAAAGCCAAACCAGGCGAAAAAGCTCTTATTACTTTTCATACCGTCGCCAATGAAGGTTCGGTTGGGTTTGTAAATCTGCTTCAGGCCACACGTCTAATCCGCAAAGGCTTTGAAACATCCGTTCTGCTGTACGGACCAGGTGTTACTCTTGGCGTGCAGCGCGGTTTCCCACGTCTGGGTGATGAAGCCTTTCCAGGGCACATGAACTGCAACAAGCAGATTGCAAAAATTATTGAAGAGGGCGGCAAAGTCTATGCCTGCCGTTTCGCGCTTCAGGCGCTCTACGGATACGGTGAGCAGAACCTGATCCCAGGCATCACGCCGATCAATCCGCAAGATGTGCTCGACATTATCCTCCTTGCGCGTCGTGACAACGCTTTCATCCTCAATACCTGGACTCTCTAA
- a CDS encoding aminotransferase-like domain-containing protein codes for MSAYPYLAHWKEEISQSPNAIYLTLADALALSIRRGDLREGDKLPPQRTIADYLGTNLTTVTRAFTEARRRGLIDATVGRGTFVRVGAGESHWRHTGPAVVDLTMNLPPIPQDPPLQRIIQSDISAILKQQDLNSLMSYRVTGGTIEERQLGAKWIAPVIGHRRIEEVLVSPGAQSALAAIVSTHTQPGDVIVTDRIAYPGIRTIAAQFDLILVGVDSDAEGMMPDQLDRVCSQHHPRLLYCIPTIHNPTTATMSLQRRKDILAVAQRHHLHIAEDDPYSLLMDEPLPALAALDHSRVSYIATLAKTLSPGLRTAYVALPNADMTRRVTAAIRAIALTNAGLLSALTARWMQTGQAETILHAIRKELRLRQSIARKVLGEGHCLGEGHCMNPNGPHVWLKLPDWWGSADFVAYARRRGLALVPSTVFTISGEPPQRARIALGSAPDAASLEESLNGVVSVLQHKRSPGFADIV; via the coding sequence ATGTCAGCCTATCCTTATCTGGCTCACTGGAAAGAAGAAATCAGTCAAAGCCCGAATGCCATTTACCTGACACTTGCTGATGCCTTGGCTCTTTCCATCCGGAGAGGTGATTTGCGGGAAGGGGATAAACTTCCCCCGCAAAGAACGATTGCAGATTATCTTGGTACCAACCTGACAACTGTAACGCGTGCATTTACCGAGGCAAGGCGTCGTGGTCTCATTGATGCAACCGTAGGGCGGGGAACCTTTGTGCGCGTCGGTGCCGGTGAAAGCCATTGGCGCCATACCGGACCTGCGGTGGTTGATCTTACCATGAATCTGCCGCCTATTCCTCAGGATCCACCGCTCCAGCGTATTATTCAGAGTGATATCTCCGCTATCTTGAAGCAGCAGGATTTGAATAGTCTCATGTCCTACAGGGTAACTGGGGGCACTATTGAGGAGCGTCAGCTTGGCGCAAAATGGATAGCACCTGTTATCGGTCATCGGCGCATAGAAGAAGTTCTGGTTTCTCCCGGTGCGCAAAGCGCATTAGCAGCAATTGTCAGCACGCATACCCAACCAGGAGACGTGATTGTAACGGACCGTATTGCCTACCCAGGGATCCGAACCATTGCAGCGCAATTTGATCTTATTCTGGTTGGTGTAGACAGTGATGCTGAAGGCATGATGCCAGATCAGCTAGACCGAGTGTGTTCGCAACATCATCCACGACTACTCTACTGTATTCCCACCATTCATAATCCCACCACAGCGACAATGTCACTGCAAAGGCGCAAGGATATTCTCGCAGTGGCGCAGCGTCATCATTTGCACATTGCCGAAGACGATCCTTACAGCCTGTTGATGGATGAGCCACTGCCAGCGTTGGCAGCTCTGGATCATAGTCGGGTCAGTTATATTGCTACGCTTGCCAAAACATTGAGCCCAGGCCTGCGCACAGCCTACGTCGCCTTGCCGAATGCAGATATGACCCGGCGTGTGACAGCTGCCATTCGGGCGATCGCTCTGACAAATGCAGGTTTATTGAGCGCGCTTACTGCGCGGTGGATGCAAACGGGGCAAGCGGAAACGATTCTTCATGCCATCCGCAAAGAACTTCGCCTGCGGCAATCCATTGCGCGAAAGGTTTTAGGGGAAGGACACTGTTTAGGGGAAGGACACTGCATGAATCCGAACGGTCCACATGTCTGGCTGAAATTGCCTGATTGGTGGGGCAGTGCGGACTTTGTCGCTTATGCACGCCGACGTGGTCTTGCTCTGGTCCCCAGCACAGTTTTTACAATTAGTGGTGAGCCACCACAGCGCGCGCGCATCGCGCTTGGCAGCGCACCAGATGCAGCAAGTCTTGAAGAATCTTTAAATGGTGTGGTGTCCGTTCTTCAGCATAAGCGTTCTCCCGGTTTCGCCGATATTGTATGA
- a CDS encoding LysR substrate-binding domain-containing protein, protein MELRHLRYFVVLAEELHFTRAAERLNISPPTLTVQIQEIERTLSAQLLNRTKRSVTLTSAGEVFLSEARRVLKQFATAENAGRRAGRGELGRIEIGYVASAAYTGILQDQMNQFTQNYPDVLLKVREFPMDKLPQLVADGDVDIGFVRLPMAMPQLLSHHVLIRDHFCLALSVIPGVEEKSEGPVTPHEIANASFILPEQAFGTFQVASRGGFTPRIVSTPGSLLAVLTQVSIGNGISVIPSALRSVVNLPGVVFRDIVGEPIVSEIAAIFRSDEVAPAVRHLISQIQTTIA, encoded by the coding sequence ATGGAACTGAGACATCTCCGCTATTTTGTGGTCTTGGCGGAAGAACTTCATTTTACACGGGCGGCAGAACGGCTGAATATTTCCCCGCCCACTCTGACTGTGCAGATACAGGAAATTGAGCGCACATTATCAGCTCAACTTCTCAACCGAACAAAGCGTTCTGTGACGCTTACATCTGCGGGAGAGGTTTTCCTTTCCGAAGCACGGCGCGTGCTCAAACAATTTGCAACAGCGGAGAACGCCGGTCGTCGTGCTGGGCGCGGTGAATTGGGTCGGATAGAGATTGGTTATGTTGCGTCAGCTGCTTATACGGGGATACTGCAAGACCAGATGAACCAATTTACGCAGAATTATCCAGACGTGCTTTTAAAAGTACGTGAATTCCCCATGGATAAACTGCCTCAGTTGGTTGCGGACGGTGACGTAGATATCGGTTTTGTAAGGCTGCCTATGGCGATGCCACAGCTATTGAGTCACCATGTATTGATCCGCGATCACTTTTGCCTGGCACTTTCCGTGATTCCTGGTGTCGAAGAAAAGTCGGAAGGCCCGGTTACGCCGCACGAAATTGCCAACGCATCTTTTATATTGCCCGAGCAGGCTTTCGGCACATTTCAGGTCGCAAGTCGAGGTGGATTTACGCCCCGTATTGTTTCTACGCCAGGGAGCTTACTGGCTGTGTTGACACAGGTCTCAATTGGCAATGGTATTTCGGTTATTCCCAGTGCTTTACGAAGTGTCGTCAATTTGCCGGGCGTTGTTTTCCGCGATATTGTGGGAGAACCAATCGTTTCAGAAATTGCCGCCATTTTTCGCTCAGATGAGGTTGCACCAGCCGTACGTCATCTGATTTCTCAGATTCAAACAACAATAGCCTGA
- a CDS encoding IS3 family transposase (programmed frameshift) produces the protein MSNKSKRFPPEFRDRAARMVLEEEKNHPSRWSAVMMIAPKLDIHPDTLSKWTRLHERANAPAVSDLPDREKIRQLERENRELRQANEILRKASAYFCPGGARPHLQAMTRFIEEHRQTYGVGSICRVLSIAPSAYYATVARQKNPCVRSQKDKELCDDIRRVWNNNFCVYGARKVWHQLRREGVDVARCTVERLMRRMGLKGVIRGKGVRTTRPDPQRPCPQDLVQRQFHAPAPNRLWVSDFTYVSTWQGFVYVAFIIDVFARVIVGWRVSSTAHTDFVLDALEQALCQRQPEGKVTHHSDRGCQYVSIRYTQRLAEAGLVASVGSVGDSYDNALAETINGLYKTELIYRQGPWKNREAVELATLKWVDWFNNRRLLSSIGNIPPAEAEARFYAQQKSHALAA, from the exons ATGAGCAATAAATCGAAGCGTTTTCCGCCTGAGTTTCGTGACCGTGCAGCCCGCATGGTTCTGGAGGAAGAGAAGAACCATCCTTCGCGGTGGTCTGCAGTGATGATGATAGCGCCAAAGCTGGATATTCATCCTGACACGCTGTCAAAATGGACCCGTCTGCATGAACGTGCCAATGCGCCTGCGGTGAGTGACCTGCCTGATCGAGAGAAGATCAGGCAACTGGAGCGAGAGAACCGCGAATTGCGGCAGGCCAATGAAATCCTGCGTAAGGCGTCGGCATATT TTTGCCCAGGCGGAGCTCGACCGCATCTTCAAGCCATGACACGCTTCATTGAGGAGCACCGGCAGACATATGGTGTCGGGTCAATCTGCAGGGTTCTGTCGATTGCACCATCTGCCTATTATGCAACTGTTGCCAGACAGAAAAATCCGTGTGTGCGCAGCCAGAAAGACAAAGAACTGTGCGATGACATCCGTAGAGTGTGGAATAATAATTTCTGCGTCTATGGAGCGCGCAAGGTCTGGCATCAGCTCAGACGTGAAGGCGTGGATGTCGCCCGCTGCACGGTAGAGCGGCTGATGCGCCGGATGGGGCTGAAAGGCGTCATTCGTGGCAAGGGGGTCAGAACCACACGGCCTGATCCGCAACGTCCGTGTCCGCAGGATCTGGTGCAGCGCCAGTTTCATGCTCCTGCCCCCAACAGACTGTGGGTTTCGGATTTCACGTATGTTTCCACTTGGCAGGGCTTTGTTTATGTGGCCTTCATCATTGACGTCTTTGCACGGGTTATTGTGGGTTGGCGTGTCTCCTCAACGGCTCATACCGACTTCGTACTGGATGCCCTTGAGCAGGCTCTGTGCCAGAGGCAGCCTGAGGGAAAAGTGACCCACCATTCCGACCGCGGCTGTCAATATGTGTCCATTCGCTACACGCAAAGACTGGCTGAAGCGGGGCTCGTTGCTTCTGTCGGCAGTGTTGGGGATTCCTATGATAACGCCTTGGCAGAGACCATTAACGGACTTTACAAAACCGAACTCATCTATCGGCAGGGGCCATGGAAAAACAGGGAAGCTGTTGAACTGGCAACACTTAAATGGGTCGACTGGTTCAATAATCGGCGGCTCCTGTCCTCCATTGGAAACATCCCGCCAGCAGAAGCTGAGGCACGCTTTTATGCACAACAGAAATCACATGCATTAGCCGCTTAA